Proteins from a single region of Starkeya sp. ORNL1:
- a CDS encoding transketolase, with protein sequence MSDARTRTTDFAILAALERKVSWLSAWTIHHANHVRASADGLKVGGHQASSASLSTILTALYFKVLRPQDRVAVKPHASPIFHAIQYLLGHQTREKLEAYRGYKGAQSYPSRTKDIDDVDFSTGSVGLGVAQTLFASLVQDYVRAHKFGREMPEGRMIALVGDAEMDEGNIYEALLEGWKQGLRNCWWILDYNRQSLDAVIREGLPARLEALFRAFGWDVVTLKYGAKLIEAFNEPGGERLRDWIDRAPNQLYSALTFQGGAAWRKRLLDDLGDQGPVTALLERRSDAELSALMTNLGGHDLPTLIEAFDRIDHDRPVLFITYTIKGYGLPLAGHKDNHAGLMTPAQMDVFRTAMKVRPGHEWDPHEGLDVASAAFDDFLARVPFNALGKRRYEAASIEVPTELPALKQGELSTQQGFGLLMAEIARIGGPLADRIVTTSPDVTVSTNLGGWVNRRGLFAREAVADLFRQERIPSTFDWTFSPKGQHMELGIAEMNLFILLGALGLSHSLFGARLIPIGTLYDPFIQRGLDALNYACYQDARFILVATPSGLTLAPEGGAHQSIGTPLIGMAQDGLAAFEPAYVDELSVILRWAFDYMQREDGPASEVEEQSWLRDETGGSVYFRLSTRTLAQPSRTITPELARDMIDGAYWVRRPGPNAQVVVVYTGVVAPEAMEAVGLMAEDRKDVGLLAVTSADRLNAGWTASARARERGLVKARSHIERLLAEVPHDCGLVTVLDGHPATLGWLGAVAGHRTRTLGVEHFGQTGTIADLYKHYGIDANAIVAAAQSISPGRPIRHLRALEG encoded by the coding sequence ATGAGCGACGCGCGTACCCGGACTACGGATTTCGCCATTCTCGCCGCGCTGGAGCGGAAAGTGTCCTGGCTCTCCGCCTGGACCATCCACCACGCCAACCATGTACGGGCGAGCGCCGATGGGCTGAAGGTGGGCGGTCATCAGGCCTCCTCCGCCTCGCTCTCCACTATCCTCACCGCGCTCTATTTCAAGGTGCTGCGGCCGCAGGATCGCGTCGCGGTGAAGCCGCATGCCAGCCCGATCTTCCATGCCATCCAGTATCTGCTCGGCCACCAGACCCGCGAGAAGCTGGAGGCCTATCGCGGCTACAAGGGCGCGCAATCCTATCCCTCGCGCACCAAGGACATTGACGACGTCGATTTCTCCACCGGCTCGGTCGGCCTCGGCGTGGCGCAGACGCTGTTCGCCAGCCTGGTGCAGGACTATGTCCGCGCCCACAAATTCGGGCGGGAGATGCCTGAAGGCCGGATGATCGCGCTGGTCGGCGACGCCGAGATGGACGAGGGCAACATCTATGAGGCGCTGCTGGAGGGCTGGAAGCAGGGCCTGCGCAATTGCTGGTGGATTCTCGACTACAACCGCCAGAGCCTCGACGCCGTCATCCGCGAAGGTCTGCCGGCGCGGCTGGAGGCGCTGTTCCGCGCCTTTGGCTGGGACGTCGTCACGCTGAAATACGGCGCCAAGCTCATCGAGGCCTTCAATGAGCCCGGCGGCGAGCGGCTGCGCGACTGGATCGACCGTGCGCCGAACCAACTCTATTCGGCGCTGACCTTCCAGGGCGGGGCGGCGTGGCGCAAGCGCCTGCTCGACGACCTCGGCGACCAGGGCCCGGTCACCGCACTGCTCGAGCGCCGCTCCGATGCCGAGCTCTCCGCGCTGATGACCAATCTCGGTGGGCACGACCTGCCGACGCTGATCGAAGCTTTCGATCGCATCGACCATGACCGGCCGGTGCTGTTCATCACCTACACCATCAAGGGCTACGGCCTGCCGCTCGCCGGCCATAAGGACAATCACGCCGGGCTGATGACGCCAGCGCAGATGGATGTTTTCCGTACTGCCATGAAGGTGCGGCCGGGCCATGAATGGGACCCGCATGAAGGGCTCGACGTGGCGTCGGCCGCGTTCGACGATTTCCTCGCCAGGGTGCCGTTCAATGCGCTCGGCAAGCGGCGCTATGAGGCGGCGAGCATCGAGGTGCCGACCGAGCTGCCGGCGCTGAAGCAAGGCGAACTCTCCACCCAGCAGGGCTTCGGCCTGCTGATGGCGGAGATCGCGCGGATCGGTGGCCCGCTGGCGGATCGTATCGTCACCACCTCGCCGGACGTCACTGTCTCCACCAATCTCGGCGGCTGGGTGAATCGGCGCGGGTTGTTCGCACGCGAGGCGGTGGCGGACCTGTTCCGGCAGGAGCGCATCCCCTCGACCTTCGACTGGACCTTCTCGCCCAAGGGCCAGCACATGGAACTCGGCATTGCCGAGATGAACCTGTTCATCCTGCTCGGCGCGCTCGGCCTGTCGCATTCGCTGTTCGGAGCGCGGCTGATCCCCATCGGCACGCTCTATGACCCGTTCATCCAGCGCGGGCTCGATGCGCTGAACTATGCCTGCTACCAGGATGCGCGCTTTATCCTCGTCGCCACGCCGTCGGGCCTGACGCTGGCGCCGGAGGGCGGGGCCCACCAGTCGATCGGCACGCCTTTGATCGGCATGGCGCAGGACGGACTTGCCGCCTTCGAGCCGGCCTATGTCGACGAACTGTCCGTCATCCTGCGCTGGGCGTTCGACTACATGCAGCGCGAAGATGGACCGGCCTCCGAGGTCGAGGAGCAGAGCTGGCTGCGCGACGAGACCGGCGGCTCGGTCTATTTCCGGCTGTCGACGCGTACGCTGGCGCAGCCCTCGCGCACCATCACGCCGGAACTCGCGCGCGACATGATCGACGGCGCCTATTGGGTGCGCCGGCCGGGGCCGAATGCGCAGGTGGTGGTGGTCTATACTGGCGTCGTCGCGCCGGAAGCGATGGAGGCGGTCGGGCTGATGGCCGAGGACCGCAAGGATGTCGGGTTGCTCGCCGTGACCTCCGCCGACCGGCTCAATGCCGGCTGGACCGCTTCGGCACGGGCGCGCGAGCGCGGCCTCGTCAAGGCCCGCAGCCACATCGAGCGGCTATTGGCCGAGGTGCCGCACGATTGCGGGCTGGTGACGGTGCTGGACGGGCATCCGGCGACGCTCGGCTGGCTCGGCGCAGTGGCGGGGCATCGCACCCGCACGCTCGGCGTCGAGCATTTCGGCCAGACCGGGACTATCGCGGATCTCTACAAGCACTACGGCATCGACGCCAACGCCATCGTCGCCGCGGCGCAATCGATCTCGCCGGGCCGCCCGATCCGCCATTTGCGGGCGCTGGAGGGGTAG
- a CDS encoding cellulose biosynthesis cyclic di-GMP-binding regulatory protein BcsB, producing the protein MIHARFVFDLGRGFALACLLALAAGNAEAQPAFNISPPGGAPAATAPPAAQPFGMPPGNAPSQGSTPAAPGTSPFPMGAQTGQSAVPPQPYQPPAPSSAQPPAQAQSPAAPTPFQMRPGQPAPPAAVSAPAATPGTAHAMRTPDRYIVPLKRLRFEGEIDSRAWVTNVSEEEAGRAATLLVGYTNAVVVMPEASRLRVTINGQSIIETPITSSQEVTQIVAPIRAGVLRAGANLVRFEVTQRHRTDCSVASTYELWTDINNAATGIAYAGGLPPLTGGLDDLPAVGVDENGATRIRVVTPGPLEGGGSARVLRAVQGIALRGRFPHPVVSVSDGAAGPTPRGTVTLVLGTAVELPRLMGSPPAEAAMQPVARFVADRRLGGPTLVVAGPLASDVDTAIDRLNTLPVSARNSVATSGRFAPDAPLFTGARRVRLADLGVSTQEFSGRRFRVRFGIALPADFYATAYGQALLLIDAAYTAAVRPGSHVDVYVNDQIASTLTIGTRGGGLFQRQPLKIPLTNFRPGINRVWIEVVLDTEADARCLPGATLPGDDRFVLFDSSEFVMDGFARIGRTPDLAAFAARAFPYRMDVNPLAVVLARHDAPTVSSGATLMARLALAKGEPIPIDSSPASSTLGERPAIFVGAIGQIAPGILGQVGIAEATRVNWVAGPGDDAAARPPGSDASYDDVLQRFRSRQKPGGDGSAAPEPGTTTPDDTPEVYERWRENLSGGGGIGGMLTSFEGWTKRTFGISYSSLRIGEAEQTLFEPPPRTSVLLAQGLAPNGSSTWTLVSGRTAEGLAAGMDSFTAQEVWTRISGQAVAYQAATGTLEQRDAAQYRFVITEPLGFANFRMVAANWLSINILPYALILVFCGIVLGTATTFLLRRLGRTA; encoded by the coding sequence ATGATCCACGCCCGCTTCGTCTTCGATCTCGGACGGGGGTTCGCCCTCGCCTGCCTGCTCGCCTTGGCCGCAGGCAATGCCGAGGCGCAGCCCGCCTTCAACATAAGCCCGCCGGGCGGAGCCCCGGCAGCGACGGCGCCGCCCGCTGCGCAACCCTTCGGCATGCCGCCCGGCAATGCGCCCTCGCAGGGCAGCACACCGGCGGCGCCGGGCACCTCGCCATTCCCGATGGGCGCGCAGACGGGACAATCGGCAGTTCCGCCCCAGCCCTACCAGCCGCCGGCTCCTTCTTCGGCCCAGCCGCCCGCACAGGCGCAGTCCCCCGCCGCGCCCACGCCTTTCCAGATGCGGCCGGGACAGCCCGCGCCGCCAGCCGCGGTCTCCGCCCCGGCAGCGACGCCCGGCACCGCGCATGCGATGCGTACGCCCGATCGATACATCGTGCCGCTGAAGCGGCTCCGCTTTGAGGGCGAGATCGATTCCCGCGCCTGGGTGACCAATGTCAGCGAGGAGGAGGCCGGCCGCGCCGCCACGCTGCTGGTCGGCTACACCAATGCCGTCGTCGTCATGCCGGAGGCCTCCCGGCTGCGCGTCACCATCAACGGCCAGAGCATCATCGAGACGCCGATCACCTCCTCGCAGGAGGTCACCCAGATCGTGGCGCCGATCCGCGCCGGCGTGCTGCGCGCCGGCGCCAATCTGGTGCGCTTCGAGGTGACCCAGCGCCACCGCACCGACTGCTCGGTCGCCTCCACCTATGAGCTGTGGACCGACATAAACAATGCCGCGACCGGCATCGCCTATGCCGGCGGCCTGCCGCCCTTGACGGGCGGGCTCGACGATCTGCCCGCGGTCGGTGTCGACGAGAATGGCGCCACCCGCATCCGCGTCGTCACCCCCGGCCCGCTGGAGGGCGGCGGTAGCGCCCGCGTGCTGCGCGCGGTGCAGGGCATCGCCTTGCGCGGCCGCTTTCCGCACCCCGTCGTCTCGGTTTCCGACGGCGCCGCCGGCCCGACCCCGCGCGGCACTGTCACCCTGGTGCTCGGCACCGCCGTGGAGTTGCCCCGCCTGATGGGCTCGCCGCCGGCGGAAGCCGCGATGCAGCCGGTGGCGCGCTTCGTCGCCGACCGCCGGCTGGGCGGGCCGACCCTGGTGGTCGCCGGCCCGCTCGCGAGCGACGTCGACACCGCCATCGACCGCTTGAACACGCTGCCGGTAAGCGCGCGCAACAGCGTCGCCACCTCCGGGCGCTTCGCCCCGGATGCCCCGCTCTTCACCGGCGCACGGCGGGTGCGGCTCGCCGATCTCGGGGTGTCGACGCAGGAATTCTCCGGCCGCCGCTTCCGCGTGCGCTTCGGCATCGCCTTGCCGGCCGACTTCTATGCCACCGCCTATGGCCAGGCGCTGCTGCTGATCGACGCCGCCTACACCGCCGCGGTCCGTCCCGGCAGCCATGTCGACGTCTATGTGAACGACCAGATCGCCTCGACGCTGACCATCGGCACGCGCGGCGGCGGACTGTTCCAGCGCCAGCCACTGAAGATCCCGCTGACCAATTTCCGTCCCGGCATCAATCGCGTGTGGATCGAGGTGGTGCTCGACACCGAGGCCGACGCGCGCTGCCTGCCCGGTGCCACGCTGCCGGGCGACGACCGCTTCGTGCTGTTCGATTCCTCCGAATTCGTCATGGACGGCTTCGCCCGCATCGGCCGCACGCCGGACCTCGCCGCCTTCGCGGCGCGGGCTTTCCCCTATCGGATGGACGTCAATCCGCTCGCCGTGGTGCTGGCCCGGCACGATGCGCCGACCGTCTCCTCCGGCGCGACGCTGATGGCGCGCCTCGCGCTCGCCAAGGGCGAGCCGATTCCGATCGACTCCTCGCCGGCGTCCTCGACGCTCGGCGAACGGCCTGCCATCTTCGTCGGCGCCATCGGCCAGATCGCTCCGGGCATTCTCGGCCAGGTCGGCATCGCCGAGGCGACACGCGTCAACTGGGTCGCCGGGCCGGGCGATGACGCCGCGGCCCGGCCACCGGGCAGCGACGCCAGCTATGACGATGTGCTGCAGCGCTTCCGCAGCCGCCAGAAGCCGGGAGGCGACGGCAGCGCCGCTCCGGAGCCGGGCACGACTACACCCGACGACACGCCGGAAGTGTATGAGCGCTGGCGCGAGAATCTTTCCGGCGGCGGCGGGATCGGCGGCATGCTCACCAGCTTCGAGGGCTGGACCAAGCGCACCTTCGGCATCTCCTATTCCTCGCTGCGCATCGGGGAGGCTGAACAGACCCTGTTCGAACCGCCACCACGCACCTCGGTGCTGCTGGCGCAGGGCCTCGCCCCGAATGGCTCCTCGACCTGGACGCTGGTGTCCGGCCGCACTGCCGAAGGGCTGGCCGCCGGCATGGACAGCTTCACCGCGCAGGAGGTGTGGACCCGCATCTCCGGCCAGGCCGTCGCCTACCAGGCCGCAACCGGCACGCTGGAGCAGCGGGACGCGGCGCAATATCGCTTCGTCATCACCGAGCCATTGGGCTTCGCCAATTTCCGTATGGTGGCGGCCAATTGGCTGTCCATCAACATCCTGCCCTATGCGCTGATCCTGGTGTTCTGCGGCATCGTGCTCGGGACCGCGACGACCTTCCTGCTCCGCCGGCTGGGACGCACCGCATGA
- a CDS encoding 5'-methylthioadenosine/S-adenosylhomocysteine nucleosidase, translating into MRTLIALLACLLTLASARAEPVEATPRIAVLSAYEPEWKALQAVVEAPQAQTYKGVNVVLGRIEGKPVVLGLTGVSMVNAAMTTQMILDRYNVTRIVVTGVAGGVDPSLNIGDVAVPERWGEYLDMILARETPAGYQLPAWAERDFANFGMIFPQNVEVVRAGQDGPKPQFWFPADEAMLAVAHKAEGVALQNCTTATVNVCLLHKPKVVVGGQGVSGSAFVDHAGFRSYVFDTFKARVLDMETAAIGHVAATNNVPYIAFRSLSDLAGGGPGENQIEIFEQLAADNSVSVMRAFLKALPD; encoded by the coding sequence ATGCGCACCCTGATCGCCCTCCTCGCCTGTCTCCTCACCCTTGCGAGTGCCCGCGCCGAGCCGGTCGAGGCGACGCCGCGCATCGCCGTGCTGTCGGCCTATGAGCCGGAGTGGAAGGCGCTCCAGGCCGTGGTCGAGGCGCCGCAAGCGCAGACCTACAAAGGCGTCAACGTCGTGCTCGGCCGTATCGAGGGCAAGCCGGTGGTGCTCGGCCTCACCGGCGTCAGCATGGTCAACGCCGCGATGACCACGCAGATGATCCTCGATCGCTACAATGTCACCCGCATCGTGGTCACGGGCGTTGCCGGCGGCGTCGATCCGTCGCTGAACATCGGCGATGTCGCGGTGCCCGAGCGCTGGGGCGAATATCTCGACATGATCCTCGCCCGCGAGACGCCGGCCGGCTACCAGCTGCCGGCATGGGCGGAACGCGATTTTGCGAATTTCGGCATGATATTTCCGCAGAACGTCGAGGTTGTCCGCGCCGGCCAGGATGGCCCCAAGCCGCAATTCTGGTTCCCGGCCGATGAGGCGATGCTCGCAGTCGCGCACAAGGCGGAAGGCGTCGCCTTGCAGAACTGCACCACGGCGACGGTGAATGTCTGCCTGCTGCACAAGCCGAAGGTCGTCGTCGGCGGGCAGGGCGTCTCCGGCTCCGCCTTTGTCGACCATGCCGGGTTCCGGTCCTATGTGTTCGACACCTTCAAGGCGCGGGTGCTGGACATGGAGACCGCCGCCATCGGCCATGTCGCGGCCACCAACAATGTGCCCTACATCGCCTTCCGCTCGCTGTCCGACCTTGCCGGCGGCGGACCGGGCGAGAACCAGATCGAGATTTTCGAGCAACTCGCCGCCGACAATTCGGTGAGCGTGATGCGCGCCTTCCTGAAGGCGCTGCCGGACTGA
- a CDS encoding glycosyl hydrolase family 8 — protein sequence MIRFVFVVLAVLCAGLPARAQAPNMIAPDAWTAYLARFVDASGRVVDDGNGGISHSEGQGYGMLLAYLAGDRAAFERIWTFTRTELLIRDDGLAAWRWDPKANPHITDINAASDGDILIAYALARAGRAWNEPGYLSGATRIAKAIGKQAVKREGGRLVLMPGVTGFSTRERKDGPVLNLSYWIFEAFPVLAQLAPEVDWAGLSKSGQALIAAARLGPAKLPPDWLSAPAGGALVPAQGFEPVFGYNSLRIVLYLLRADIKDAGTLEVFKRNWIVENAGRPAIVNIPTGRVLTRLDEPGYRMLAAALSCALDGAAIPDDLRRFEPTLYYPSTLYLLGMSMVAEKYPRCL from the coding sequence ATGATCCGCTTTGTCTTCGTCGTGCTGGCCGTGCTGTGTGCCGGCCTGCCGGCGCGTGCGCAGGCTCCCAACATGATCGCCCCCGATGCATGGACCGCCTATCTCGCCCGGTTCGTCGATGCCAGCGGGCGCGTCGTAGATGACGGCAATGGCGGCATCAGCCACAGCGAGGGGCAAGGCTACGGCATGCTGCTCGCGTACCTGGCCGGTGACCGGGCTGCCTTCGAGCGCATCTGGACCTTCACCCGCACCGAACTCTTGATCCGCGACGACGGCCTCGCTGCGTGGCGCTGGGACCCCAAGGCCAATCCGCACATCACCGACATCAATGCCGCAAGCGATGGCGACATACTGATCGCCTATGCGCTGGCCCGTGCCGGGCGCGCCTGGAACGAGCCGGGCTATCTCTCGGGCGCCACCCGCATCGCCAAGGCGATCGGCAAGCAGGCGGTGAAGCGCGAGGGCGGCCGTCTGGTGCTGATGCCCGGCGTCACCGGCTTCTCCACCAGGGAGCGCAAGGACGGCCCGGTCCTTAACTTGTCCTACTGGATCTTCGAGGCCTTCCCGGTGCTGGCGCAGCTCGCCCCCGAGGTCGACTGGGCCGGGCTTTCCAAGAGCGGCCAGGCGCTGATCGCGGCCGCCCGCCTCGGCCCGGCCAAGCTGCCGCCGGACTGGCTCTCGGCCCCCGCGGGAGGCGCGCTGGTCCCGGCGCAGGGCTTCGAACCCGTGTTCGGTTACAATTCATTAAGGATAGTTCTTTACCTTTTGCGGGCAGACATAAAGGACGCGGGCACTCTCGAAGTCTTCAAGCGGAACTGGATCGTCGAGAACGCGGGCAGGCCCGCAATCGTCAACATACCGACCGGGCGCGTGCTCACGAGGCTCGACGAGCCCGGTTACCGTATGCTCGCCGCGGCGCTCTCCTGCGCGCTCGACGGGGCGGCGATTCCCGACGACCTGCGCCGCTTCGAGCCGACGCTGTATTACCCGTCCACCCTTTATCTGCTGGGCATGTCGATGGTGGCTGAGAAATATCCGCGATGTCTTTGA
- the bcsA gene encoding UDP-forming cellulose synthase catalytic subunit has product MRKAWIAGLWAIASLVIVFLITLPISLQAHLIAGCIVVLVIILLKMFAPVGAPRMIALALGTAIVLRYVYWRTTSTLPPIGQIEDFIPGFLLYAAEMYSVGMLALSLFVVSMPLPQRKAPAIPADKVPTVEIFVPSYNEDATLLASTLAAAKGIDYPVDKFTVWLLDDGGTDQKCNQDNPAAAQEAQDRRKELTALCEGLGVRYLTRARNEHAKAGNLNNGLQHSTGDLIVVFDADHAPARSFLKETVGYFLQDPKLFLVQTPHFFINPDPLERNLGTWDHMPSENEMFYGIIQRGLDKWDAAFFCGSAAVLRREALNETNGFSGVSITEDCETALELHTRGWHSVYVDTPLIAGLQPETFASFIGQRSRWAQGMYQILRYRFPPGRRGLTLPQRLCYMSSTLFWFFPISRMIFLISPLFYLLFSLEIFNASGAEFLAYTSTYMLVNLLMQNYLYGRYRWPWISELYEYIQSIYLFPALMSVIANPSKPTFKVTAKGETLDESHISEIGKPFFVIFALQIVAVLLTFWRIFTEPYTADVTIVVGGWNMLNLIISGCALGVVSERANRRRSHRVNVARRCELMIDGKTVPAVVEDVSIGGASIRAPASGLGDITRGNIATIRFKPQSDIGIDTLPLSIRSIKHDPDGQLLGVQFHPEVPLHHRLIADLIFANADEWKKFQYSRRNNPGVLRGTIRFFIIALYQTGRGLSYLMHLHKLRRAGARPPVVEAKQS; this is encoded by the coding sequence ATGCGTAAGGCATGGATCGCCGGTCTATGGGCCATCGCCTCGCTGGTCATTGTCTTTCTCATCACGCTACCAATCAGTCTTCAGGCGCATCTCATCGCCGGCTGTATCGTGGTACTAGTAATTATACTTTTGAAGATGTTTGCGCCGGTCGGCGCGCCGCGCATGATCGCGCTGGCCCTCGGCACCGCCATCGTGCTGCGCTACGTTTATTGGCGTACTACCAGTACCTTACCGCCGATCGGCCAGATCGAGGACTTCATCCCCGGCTTCCTGCTCTACGCGGCGGAGATGTATAGCGTGGGAATGCTCGCGCTCAGCCTGTTCGTGGTCTCGATGCCGCTGCCGCAGCGCAAGGCGCCGGCGATTCCTGCCGACAAGGTGCCCACGGTCGAGATCTTCGTGCCGAGCTACAATGAAGACGCGACGCTGCTCGCCTCCACCCTCGCCGCTGCGAAGGGCATTGATTACCCCGTCGACAAATTCACCGTCTGGCTGCTCGACGATGGCGGCACCGACCAGAAGTGCAACCAGGACAATCCCGCCGCCGCGCAGGAAGCGCAGGACCGCCGCAAGGAGCTGACCGCGCTCTGCGAGGGGCTCGGCGTGCGCTATCTCACCCGCGCCCGCAACGAGCACGCCAAAGCCGGCAACCTCAATAATGGCCTCCAGCACTCCACCGGCGACCTGATCGTGGTGTTCGATGCCGACCACGCCCCGGCGCGCTCCTTCCTGAAGGAGACGGTCGGCTATTTCCTGCAGGACCCAAAGTTGTTCCTGGTGCAGACCCCGCACTTCTTCATCAATCCCGACCCGCTGGAACGCAATCTCGGCACCTGGGACCACATGCCGTCGGAGAACGAGATGTTCTACGGCATCATCCAGCGCGGCCTCGACAAATGGGACGCCGCCTTCTTCTGCGGCTCGGCGGCGGTGCTGCGGCGCGAGGCGCTGAACGAGACCAACGGCTTCTCCGGCGTCTCCATTACCGAGGATTGCGAAACCGCGCTGGAACTGCATACCCGCGGCTGGCACAGCGTCTATGTCGACACCCCCTTGATCGCCGGCTTGCAGCCGGAGACCTTCGCCAGCTTCATCGGCCAGCGCTCACGCTGGGCGCAGGGCATGTACCAGATCCTGCGCTACCGCTTCCCGCCGGGCCGCCGTGGCCTGACGCTGCCGCAGCGGCTCTGCTACATGTCGAGCACGCTGTTCTGGTTCTTCCCGATCTCGCGCATGATCTTCCTGATCTCGCCGCTGTTCTATCTCTTGTTCTCGCTGGAGATCTTCAACGCGTCCGGCGCCGAGTTCCTGGCCTATACGTCGACATATATGCTCGTGAACCTCTTGATGCAGAACTATCTCTATGGCCGCTACCGTTGGCCTTGGATTTCCGAACTCTACGAGTATATCCAGTCGATCTATCTGTTCCCTGCGCTGATGTCGGTGATCGCCAATCCGAGCAAGCCGACCTTCAAGGTCACCGCCAAGGGCGAGACGCTGGACGAGAGCCACATCTCGGAGATCGGCAAGCCGTTCTTTGTCATCTTCGCGCTGCAGATCGTCGCCGTGCTGCTGACCTTCTGGCGCATCTTCACCGAGCCCTACACCGCCGACGTCACGATCGTGGTCGGCGGCTGGAACATGCTCAACCTCATCATTTCCGGCTGCGCGCTCGGCGTGGTCTCGGAGCGTGCCAATCGTCGCCGCAGCCACCGCGTGAACGTGGCGCGCCGCTGCGAATTGATGATCGACGGCAAGACCGTGCCGGCAGTGGTGGAAGATGTCTCCATCGGCGGCGCCAGCATCCGCGCGCCGGCCTCCGGGCTCGGCGACATCACCCGCGGCAACATCGCCACCATCCGCTTCAAGCCGCAATCGGATATCGGTATCGACACGCTGCCGCTCAGCATCCGCAGCATCAAGCACGATCCGGATGGCCAATTGCTCGGTGTCCAGTTCCACCCGGAAGTGCCGCTGCATCACCGCCTGATCGCCGACCTGATCTTCGCCAACGCCGATGAGTGGAAGAAATTCCAGTATTCCCGCCGCAACAATCCCGGCGTGCTGCGCGGAACCATCCGCTTCTTCATCATCGCGCTGTACCAGACCGGCCGCGGGCTCTCCTATCTCATGCATCTGCACAAGCTGCGCCGCGCCGGCGCGCGTCCTCCCGTCGTCGAAGCCAAGCAATCATGA
- the bcsN gene encoding cellulose biosynthesis protein BcsN, protein MLGFALASSGCALSLRGEDPKVATMTIEVPASQSLILPEPGGPSVLTVLETRYLNALEQEVVLGTRSTAPGQNSFHVIFFGPIDGRTGRDNYRKDDRLSEESLADEMEEVLPGVAMHTSTFFVQNRYGPFGYAIGRAGSNDLCIYAWQRIESQVSLSPVSRDRGVLTVKLRLCQTGATEQSLLGIMYRYSINGYYLPRGWQPYGRPLPESEGLGRPGGPLTYPTGIQGDGTVLDGYMGPEPVPPRPARSRSVSSRQETLDSGPPSTPIEGYPTVPAPQ, encoded by the coding sequence ATGCTGGGCTTCGCGCTCGCCTCCAGCGGCTGCGCACTTTCGCTGCGCGGCGAGGATCCCAAGGTCGCCACCATGACGATCGAGGTGCCGGCTTCGCAATCGCTGATCCTGCCCGAGCCGGGTGGGCCGAGCGTGCTGACGGTGCTGGAGACGCGCTATCTCAATGCGCTCGAGCAGGAAGTCGTGCTCGGCACGCGATCCACGGCGCCGGGGCAGAACTCTTTCCACGTCATCTTCTTCGGTCCGATCGACGGGCGTACCGGCCGCGACAACTACCGGAAAGACGACCGGCTTTCGGAAGAAAGCCTAGCCGACGAAATGGAGGAGGTGCTGCCCGGCGTTGCCATGCACACCTCCACCTTCTTCGTGCAGAACCGCTATGGGCCGTTCGGCTATGCCATCGGCCGCGCCGGGTCGAACGACCTGTGCATCTATGCGTGGCAGCGCATCGAATCGCAGGTGTCACTCAGCCCGGTGTCGCGCGATCGCGGCGTGCTGACGGTGAAGCTCAGGCTTTGCCAGACCGGAGCTACCGAGCAGAGCCTGCTCGGAATCATGTATCGCTACAGCATCAACGGCTATTATCTGCCGCGCGGCTGGCAGCCTTATGGCCGCCCGCTCCCGGAGTCCGAGGGGCTCGGCCGCCCGGGCGGTCCGCTCACCTATCCCACCGGGATCCAGGGCGACGGCACGGTGCTCGACGGCTATATGGGCCCAGAGCCCGTTCCGCCGCGCCCGGCGCGCTCGCGCAGCGTCTCCTCGCGACAGGAGACGCTCGATAGCGGCCCGCCTTCGACGCCGATCGAAGGCTACCCGACGGTGCCGGCACCGCAGTGA